gggttactgtagcatgacactaggggtgttacaaTAACCTAGTACGAATAATTTTAACTAGCATTGAACgaggtctataacctagtacaaatcattttccaCTATAGTTCGACTAGCTCTAttatctagtacaaataattttagacaagaattgaactagctctataacctagtagaaatcattttacactagagttaaactagctctatgacctagtacacacaattttagactagagttgaactagctctataatttggtacaaataattttaaactagagttgaactagctctataacatagtataaataatttcacactagagttgaactagctctataacctagtgtgatgcccggataattaagctacacaaTTCTCTACTAATGAGGCCATGTCACCACTGTTACTTTCGCTAATCTCGTTTAGATTCAaaacggttcaaattcaaatttaaaacaaagTTAAAAAATAGAAGTTCTCAAATGTCCAAATTAAATAGTACAACTTGTGGCAAATAATTTATAAGTATTATTGGTCAAGAAACCACAGTTTTATAAAAGGTTTTAatgcactaaaataattaaaatagcaCCTAAGTtattatttaaatgccttttaaGTATTGAAAATGTGTGAAGTATTTTATTAATGCACTAAGCTTTTTATGGCAGTAGCATATCTTGTTGCTGTAATTTAGGTGCTATTCTTACCTTTTCATAAAACTAAAATAATGGGAAACTTAAATGGAAATCAAATAAACAGAAACTATAAAAAAGGATAGAAGTAAAGGAGAAAACAAAAGGCCTCACCCCTCACCCTGGGCCGCTTGGCCACCAGACCCACCAGGTCGGCCTAGCAGCCGGCCCATCTCCCCCCGCAACAGGTCCTCCCTTCTCCTGTTCCTCGGTCTCAGACCGCTAGAGAGAGCGCTCCCGCACGTGGTCGGCACCGCACCACCTCGTCGACGACGTGGGGTTGGATAATAGCGCCCCTCCCCGAACCCTAGCTACCCACTCGCTCCACTCCTCTCTGTCCCTCCGCCtcgcccctcgccagatcccctttccTCTAGCCCTCTCACTCTCGGTCCCGAGCCACCCGAGCACTACCATCGCCGTGCCATCGTCGTTCGCCTGCTCCGGCTTCTTCCCGGGCCACGGGAGGTTGGCCGGGGGCCTCGCCGCGCCCCGTAGTCACCGTCCACACCACCAGAGCAGGCTTCGGAGTTCCCTGCCGCTGGATCGGGCGTCGCCCGCACCGGCAACCACGTCGACCAACGCCACCGCCTCGCCGCGTCCAACTACTCCGGCATCTCCTCGACCTCTCCTGACCTCCCCATCGGtcgccgctgtgagctctccctcgATTCCCCTGTTTCCCCCTTCGGTTCGTCGCCTAGATCGCCGTAACCATcgtagccgagctcgccgtcgttgcTTCCCCTCGGCACTGCAACCATAGCCGGCCAGGCTCGTCCACGAGCACGGCCTCGTGCTCCTGGCCTCCCCGGTGCCTGCCAGCTGCGCTGCATCGCACGTCCGCAGCCCTGCGCCTGCAACCGTCCGCGTCGGCTCACGCTCCGCGTCCGCGAGCACACGCCCTGCTCCCCATCCCTGCTCGCCCGCGAGAACACCCTTCCGGACCCTGGCCGACCACTGCGACCCCGCTGCCGCCCAGCCGCGCGACGACCACGACCCACTCCGTCCGCGGGCGCGCGCCTGGCCGCGCCCGACCGCGCCGGCTGCTACCCTCGCCGCGACTTGCCTCCACCCCACCCGTGCTCCCCTGCTGCTGCTTGCTTCCACGGCGTTGCTGCTGCATCTACTACTGCCGCCGCTAACTGTACTCTGTATTGCTAGCTACGGAAGATGCTACTAGCTAGCTTTTCTCTTTTTACAATGACTAACCCTCTATACAGCCCGTAAATATCGTCTAAACGGTTATTAACATTAGTAAAAATAATATGAGTAGAAACTATACATGACAAACTTCATTTTATCCCATTGGAACAAATCCATTTGAtgcttgaattaaatcatatgaaaatcacaaattgctatcttctgttaaGAGAGAACATAATTAACCTCATAGCATACTGTGTTGCGtgctgtgtgtggtgtgtgtggccgGTTTGGCCACGGCCGTGTGTGGCTGGCCCTTGTTAGATTATTAGGATTAAAATTAGTACtaatgtgacacccggataattaagctacagtaattccctgctaatgatgcaacGTCATCATAATTACTGTTGTTAAGCTCGTATTGGTTCGAATCCGgtcgaaattcaaatttaaattaaagtcaaAAAAAATTTAAACATAAAATCTAAAATGTTCAATGTGTGGCAAATAATCTCTGGTTATTTGTCATGTTCGAaacaacctcttttggattcccacAGTGCCCCTGGAATTTTATTCAGTTGACCATCAACCAATTATTTGAGCTTCTCAATTTCAAAAATATAATTGAACACTCCCAAATGCTTGGAACTTTTTTTCGTACCAACCCAGGTTATTGCCTTGTATTTTTGTGCCAAGTTTTGTATTGAACAAAACTCTTTTAGTGGCTCAAATAAAATGCAAAGTAGtaaagaaataaataaaacagaaaataaaaaaggtAAAAGGCCTATTCTACTGGGCACTATGGCCCGTCTAGCAAAAAGGCCAGCCCAGTCACCTCACCCATCCCCTCCTCACGCTACAGAGGAcaggggagggcgtggcggccATCGGTCGCTGCCAACGGCGCCGTGGCGGCCATCGCCCGGCCGACCCCGCTTATAAGCCTCCCCCTTGCCCCGTGCCGAAACCCTAGCACGCCGTCAtccttccccccctctctcccccatcggccccctcctcttcctctctaATTCGAGCTCAAAAGCTCCGCGGTGATCGAGCTCATTGCTGTCGTTACCGCGGCCACCATCGATGCCGTCACTCGGGAGCACGTCCAGAAGGTCCTCCACGGTCGTCTTCGTCCGTTCCGGGTGCCGCTTCAAGCTGGGGCACCGCGTAGCCATCGCCATGGTCGTCTTCCCCGCCTCGGCCGCCActgcctcgtcgtcgtcgccgtcgatcTACACAACCACGACCTCCTCGGCCTCCCCAACCACGCCGTCGCGCTCGCAGTGAGGCCCTCCGCTGATTCACCCTTTCCTCCCCTTCGATTTGAACGCCGTAGGCCGCCATCACCGTCGTTCCCGAACCCCTGCGtacgcgtgcgtgtgtgcgtgtggctCCTGCTCCTGCGCTGTTGCTGCCGCTACTATGCGCGCGCCCCCGCGCGTACCCTCACCACGGCTTGTTGCTGCTCGTCAACCGCGGCGGCTGCTCGCTGCTTCGTTGCTCTGcttgctgcttctgctgctgcgctGCTTTGGCTGCTGCTCCTCTGCTATTGTTGCCGATGCTTGCTATCGCTGAATGTTGTTGTGCTACAGCTTGCCGCTGCTATTGCCTGCTGCTCCTAGCTACCGCTGCTCCTTGCTGATGCCGCCGCTGCTTCCCACTAGCGCCGTCACTCGCCGCGGCCCGTACTTGCTAGCTGCAGCCCCGGCGCCACGCTTGCCGCATCCTGGCCATGCCACGGCCATAGCCATGTGCATGTGTTTGCTTGTGCGTGATGCACATCCACACAGTGGCACGACTGGGCCACTGCCACAAGGGGCTAGCCCAAATTAGATTAGCTCTAATCATCAATTAGTTAGGTTAAATATTGTTTAGGTAAGTTGCTAACCTATGACTAGTGGCCCCCATGCTGATTAATCTAATTAATTAGAATAGTTTAGGTgctgcctatgacatgtgggccacaccctCCCCTTTTAACTAGTCATTTTGACTTGGTCAACTCGAATTATTATTTAATTGCAGGAATTTTCATAAAATGAtaaatctttgaaaattaatagaaaattaaccgtaactcggatcgaaaaactttgtacatgaaagttgctcagaacgacaagacgaatgcgAACACGCGATCCGTTcgcccgccacacgtccctagcatagcgaaccagcaaactttcccctccggttcatctatgtgACAGACgtcctttcccggatgtttttcctccTTCGCCAGTATCGTCTAGCACtgtgttagaacacctctagccccgcttattgtcttgttatgcatatgtttgcgtgtatttacttttTCTTCCCTCTTCTTTCCAGTAGACTCCGAGACGGCCGCCGATGCCGCTATAATCGACaacatcgacgacgaccctccttcttgtctgagcaactaggcaagccctccctttgatcatcccgatatcgcccattctatactctcatgcttgcattagattttgctactgttattgtttgctcctattctgatgcatagcctgcttttgtacctgcttattgttacgtACCTGCTTatactaaactgcttagtataggttggctagtgatccattagtgacccccacttgtccttgttgcccctgcttcatcatcaacgcctcgatcgacgtgatcgacgaccagagtccgacacctcacatcacatcacgcccctttagttgctcgactctgcagagctactatcgagtgccgagggtgatccctcataacacactcctgatgataattctgtagtgtagctatccggtcgtggtcatcgagggtgatttcctctttcaccattcccgatacggctctgtcgttcaacacctcaagagtgaacctcgagggtggtccctcttacgttcaccttgatgattacattgagtggaatccaacggggctgattcctcgggttttccccttgatgtctggacacacggttacaatgactttacttgagaccttggtgaaagtcgggcgggcccgaagagcacccgcaagatggttatgtggcacggccgggcattctaggcccttgtcgtaagtccacgagacggggcgacggggtcactttcgatcgtgagtctctgctcgtctccgcaagctaataatacactatggtttgggtatttgttctgagttgatctctggcctttacgcactaaccaccacgcgagaataaatatgggcctcgacgtcgtggtatcagttgaagctttgtcagacgtccagttcagcattgtggccgggccagatcgtgccatccacttcacgggtgatgctggtatccccttgcgcacaacgatccggagtgcaacgggcgatgggcccagaccccggagtgcttaggatgtagaccggcagggacctctctgttgagcctaggtctggctgcgacatgttgatcttccaagggAGGGCATTGACCCcaaaaaggtgtgtccggccagagtgatcgagcgtgttgggtaacgtggtgcacccctgcagggaagttatatattcaaataccgtgtccacggtaatggacgttcagacttatatcctgatcttatacaactacaaatgaatacttgagatatgtggctccgggattgctttctcgcagggagtcgaggaaggatctctgagcattaatgttacaacatgcttgttaattataaactgctattctttactcttctacatgatgtaagatgctcggagctgcgtgaagatgctagtcttcgataggctaggccttccccctctattctggcattctgcagttcagtccatagatacaacccttccatttgataccaatgcatacttagtatagatctgatgcttgcgagtactttggatgagtactcacggttgctttgctacccctttcccccccttctttcttctttccggttgatgcaaccagatattGGATCCCTGAAGCCAGATgtcaccgccgatggatgctactgcGTGAAGACCgtagacgtccaggagtagttaggaggtcccaggcaggaggccttgcctcttcgatcgttgttgcttttgtgctagccttcttaaggcatccttgtttaacttatgtctgtactcagatattgttgcttccgctgactcttgtgtatcgagatatgtattcgagccctcgatgcccctggcttgtaatataaagcttgtattattttgatttgtgtctagagttgtgttgtgatatcttcccgtgagtccctgatcttgatcgtacacatttgcgtgtatgattagtgtacgattgaatcggaggcgtcacaagttggtatcagagccgacagcctgtaggatccccctttccaactccttggccgaagttgagtctagtcttcaaaaacggttttactaacatggttgtgtggcttacgggcccacgtcaccaatTGGGtgctattaggatcttttattcctcgtctatactctgggaatctgatctctcttctattcgggttaaatggttttgctaactctactctaggttctcgtaaatacttctcccggagagccacttcaTTCCAAATGATGGCCCGCTTCAAcataagattttgaagatactctccgatgttttaccGATTCCCTCGTACACTTTGCgttgcgatccctaccaccgataaatccttatgcgtaactacctatgttgtcgttcataccttcatccccagttgctcttgttactacaagatgtcctgaaatattcTTCGATGTTCCGAGAAttctttatgcttactgccctgcagttccttgccgcatgaatatccctacggataattactcgcttttatcgagtatccattcatccccagttattcttatgcttcataagatacttttTAATACAATCCGAGCTTTAGATGACCTCTATCGCCTATTGCTCTAGAAGGTCTTACCTGCCTACactctggttaattccatatgcctagcagtatccattgacgtcctttgtcattatcattttgagtcttttTATTTGATATGTCTGtgtcgcaatcatcagttgatccttatagattatctttctggctcagacgtcttCCCGAACAcgagctggttctcggccaatcagatttccatcgattgtgccctaagtctattcaacttaaccatccttggtcagagcgtttgcttctgatcccttgattttggaaatcgtaattcctttgcatttgaactctgaattagtcagttgcttctataatctgTCCTCCtcacattctttcttcttctggttgagtaccgttactcacatcagatccctcgtGGACCACCAGATTCTTTGTTGGGTTctatccgatagtgtccttcatattcaataaccttgtgagcttttccttGGATACAGAATGCCTTTGGTAAatcccctgcttttgtcaaccatgctccgcctccgagcttgagttatttattcctaaagtttgtggtatgtgttcctaagatgccccgatggcttGAGCCTACGCCTTCCCTAATCTATGTGAACCCGAAGATTATGCGGGCTATATCTACTGGCGTTTCTTTGGATAAATTTTCAATTCTACAACTTGTCCAAGACGAGAAGTAAATGAaaagttgtgcattagagaagtgggagtcgaccttgagccttgtgttcataaccatggacccgatgtggagcttaacatggaagcttcttgttataataatagCCCCCTTGCGATGAGTTCATATTGTATCTATGCTTGGTCCttggcaaccgtggttccgaccatgactgTTATCCTTTGATTGCATTTCTCAGacgagttaaagtacttgtcttcttcaGATCATTTCAACTGTCAAGCCTCTATTCTGCTCTaccctcgagtattaccctctggtatctcgagaatatcgcaGAACTACATaacatcttatgagttcttcatgaacTTTTAATTCTCGTTGATTCCAAGTTTCTACGGGTTCTGGGTTATTAGACACTCGAGAACGCCGATAACTGATTCGATgtctacactttcctttccattgttttgtttaaacttTCTTGTAATGTAACATATATGAGCAGtgataattcactgcttatgtaaacacctcggtgtacaactctgttagtaagaccttgttactattgttgatgacatcccgGTAGCCACCGTtgaacgagaactttgcctattggtccgcctcgtcttaacgagcaggaaaatggttctcttcgtccctcgcccttggtacgatgttgttgccgacaaaaCTGACAGGTTATTGTCAGACATACCTTGCTATCAAGATCGTGCAAGATGACATCACCCTTCCTACTTCTtgatccacatggtgggcccataacccacagttccacaagattgaaacctgactctcctatacatccacatggcttcgtatgtaattcacgggccaccttccttgtGATccgttctggtatcagacgcaatacttattcccattgctctgaacccctttcaccctctgtttcaggTAACGAAAGATTGCCTACCCGCTTAAAGCTTCTTATTGCACcaccttaccttgctctcgatgacttcttGAATTTcagctcgagagatgcctctatgctatGTTCAGTGAGATAGCCCcaaggtacctatcttgtgttgagccccGTCCTTCCTGAGTCTTTCCCCTTACTCCATcccttaaatcttgggacgagatttcttgtagtggagaagaattgtgacgcccggataattaagctacagtaattccctgctaatgatgcaatGTCATCATGATTACTATTGTTAAGCTCGTATTGGTTCGAATCCGGTCGAAATTCAAACTTAAATTAAAGTAAAAAAATTCAAACATAAAATCTAAAATGTTTAATGTGTGGCAAATAATCTCTGGTTATTTGTCATGTTCGAaacaacctcttttggattcccacAGTGCCCCTGGAATTTTATTCAGTAACCATCAGCTAATTATTTGAGCTTCTCAATTTCAAAAAAATAATTGAACACTCCCAAATGCTTGGAACTTTTTTTTGTACCAACCCAGGTTATTGCCTTGTATTTTTGTGCCAAGTTTTGTATTGAACAAAACTCTTTTAGTGGCTCAAATAAAATGCAAAGTAGtaaagaaataaataaaacagaaaatcaAAAAGGTAAAAGGCCTATTCTACTGGGCACTATGGCCCGTCTAGCAAAAAGGCCAGCCCAGTCACCTCACCCATCCCCTCCTCACGCTACAGAGGAcaggggagggcgtggcggccATCGGTCGCTGCCAACGGCGCCGTGGCGGCCATCGCCCGACCGACCCCGCTTATAAGCCTCCCCCTTGccccgggccgaaaccctagcaCGCCGTCatccttcccccctctctccctAATCGgccccctcctcttcctctctaATTCGAGCTCAAAAGCTCCGCGGTGATCGAGCTCTTTGCTGTCGTTACCGCGGCCACCATCGATGCCGTCACTCGGGAGCACGTCTAGAAGGTCCTCCACGGTCGTCTTCGTCCGTTCCGGGTGCCGCTTCAAGCTGGGGCACCGCGTAGCCATCGCCATGGTCGTCTTCCCCGCCTCGGCCGCCActgcctcgtcgtcgtcgccgtcgatcTACACCACCACGACCTCCTTGGCCTCCCCAACCACGCCGTCGCGCTCGCAGTGAGGCCCTCCACTGATTCACCCTTTCCCCCCCTTCGTTTTGAACGCCGTAGGCCGCCATCACCGTCGTTCCCGAACCCCTGCGtacgcgtgcgtgtgtgcgtgttgcTCCTGCTCCTGCGCTGTT
Above is a window of Triticum dicoccoides isolate Atlit2015 ecotype Zavitan chromosome 5B, WEW_v2.0, whole genome shotgun sequence DNA encoding:
- the LOC119305656 gene encoding uncharacterized protein LOC119305656 isoform X3, yielding MPSLGSTSRRSSTVVFVRSGCRFKLGHRVAIAMVVFPASAATASSSSPSIYTTTTSSASPTTPSRSQLRDGRRCRYNRQHRRRPSFLSEQLDVGSLKPDVTADGCYCVKTVDVQE
- the LOC119305656 gene encoding uncharacterized protein LOC119305656 isoform X1, whose product is MPSLGSTSRRSSTVVFVRSGCRFKLGHRVAIAMVVFPASAATASSSSPSIYTTTTSSASPTTPSRSHRLRDGRRCRYNRQHRRRPSFLSEQLDIGSLKPDVTADGCYCVKTVDVQE
- the LOC119305656 gene encoding uncharacterized protein LOC119305656 isoform X2 — encoded protein: MPSLGSTSRRSSTVVFVRSGCRFKLGHRVAIAMVVFPASAATASSSSPSIYTTTTSSASPTTPSRSHRLRDGRRCRYNRQHRRRPSFLSEQLDVGSLKPDVTADGCYCVKTVDVQE